CCCCACCACTAAGCCAGTGGTGAGATTCCACGAGGCATCCTTTGCTGTAAGGCAGGGCAGGCGGGGCGTGAGCGACGCCCAGCCGCCAAAAGAAGCAGAGGGGGCTTAGTGGTGGGGTGACTGCGTACCTTTTGTATAATGGGTCAGCGACTTGTATTCTGTAGCGAGGTTAACCGAATAGGGGAGCCGCAGGGAAACCGAGTCTTAACTGGGCGACTAGTTGCAGGGTACAGACCCGAAACCCGGTGATCTAGCCATGGGCAGGTTGAAGGTTGGGTAACACTAACTGGAGGACCGAACCGACTGATGTTGAAAAATCAGCGGATGACCTGTGGCTGGGGGTGAAAGGCCAATCAAACCGGGAGATAGCTGGTTCTCCCCGAAAGCTATTTAGGTAGCGCCTCGTGGGTTCATCTGTGGGGGTAGAGCACTGTTTCGGCAAGGGGGTCATCCCGACTTACCAACCCGATGCAAACTGCGAATACCACAGAATGGTACCACGGGAGACACACGGCGGGTGCTAACGTTCGTCGTGGAGAGGGAAACAACCCAGACCGCCAGCTAAGGTCCCGAAGTCATGGTTAAGTGGGAAACGAAGTGGGAAGGCTTAGACAGCCAGGATGTTGGCTTAGAAGCAGCCATCATTAAAAGAAAGCGTAATAGCTCACTGGTCGAGTCGGCCTGCGCGGAAGATGTAACGGGGCTAAACCATGCACCGAAGCTGCGGCAGTGGCGCAAGCTGCTGGGTAGGGGAGCGTTCTGTAAGCTGAAGAAGGTGTGCTGAGAGGCATGCTGGAGGTATCAGAAGTGCGAATGCTGACATAAGTAACGATAATGCGGGTGAAAAACCCGCACGCCGGAAGACCAAGGGTTCCTGTCCAACGTTAATCGGGGCAGGGTGAGTCGACCCCTAAGGTGAGGCCGAAAGGCGTAGCTGATGGGAAACGGGTTAATATTCCCGTACTTTATGTTACTGCGAAGGGGGGACGGAGAAGGCTATGTTATCCGGGTGACGGAAGTCCCGGTTTAAGCGTGCAGGTGGGTGTTTCAGGCAAATCCGGAACACCATAACACTGAGGCGTGATGACGAGGCACTGAGGTGCTGAAGTAACAGAAGCCCTGCTTCCAGGAAAAGCCTCTAAGCGACAGGTAACATGAAATCGTACCCGAAACCGACACAGGTGGTCAGGTAGAGCATACCAAGGCGCTTGAGAGAACCCGGGTGAAGGAACTAGGCAAAATGGTGCCGTAACTTCGGGAGAAGGCACGCTGACGCAAGGTGAAGCGCTTAACGCGTGGAGCTGAGGTCAGTCGCAGAGACCAGCTGGCTGCAACTGTTTATTAAAAACACAGCACTGTGCAAACACGCAAGTGGAAGTATACGGTGTGACGCCTGCCCGGTGCCGGAAGGTTAAATGATGCTGTAATCTGAAAGGAGAAGCAGCTGACTGAAGCCCCGGTAAACGGCGGCCGTAACTATAACGATCCTAAGGTAGCGAAATTCCTTGTCGGGTAAGTTCCGACCTGCACGAATGGCGTAATGATGGCCAGGCTGTCTCCACCCGGGACTCAGTGAAATTGAACTCGCTGTGAAGATGCAGTGTACCCGCGGCAAGACGGAAAGACCCCGTGAACCTTTACTACAGCTTGACACTGAACCTTGAGCCTTGATGTGCAGGATAGGCGGGAGGCGAAGAAGTGTGGACGCCAGTCTGCATGGAGCCGCTGTTGAAATACCGCCCTTTAATGTTTGATGTTCTAACGCGCCCCTGAGCGGGGTTGCGGACAGTGTCTGGCGGGTAGTTTGACTGGGGCGGTCTCCTCCCAAAGAGTAACGGAGGAGCACGAAGGTCAGCTAATCCTGGTCGGACATCAGGAGGATAGTGCAATGGCAGAAGCTGGCCTGACTGCGAGCGTGACGGTGCGAGCAGGTGCGAAAGCAGGTCATAGTGATCCGGTGGTTCTGAATGGAAGGGCCATCGCTCAACGGATAAAAGGTACTCCGGGGATAACAGGCTGATACCGCCCAAGAGTTCATATCGACGGCGGTGTTTGGCACCTCGATGTCGGCTCATCACATCCTGGGGCTGAAGCGGTCCCAAGGGTATGGCTGTTCGCCATTTAAAGTGGTACGCGAGCTGGGTTTAGAACGTCGTGAGACAGTTCGGTCCCTATCTGCCGTGGGCGCTGGATAACTGAGGGGGGCTGCTCCCAGTACGAGAGGACCGGAGTGGACGCATCACTGGTGTACGGGTTGTCATGCCAATGGCACAGCCCGGTAGCTAAATGCGGAAGAGATAAGTGCTGAAAGCATCTAAGCCCGAAACTTGCCCTGAGATGAGTTATCCCTGATATGAAAATATCCTGAAGGGACGTTGAAGACGACGACGTTGATAGGTCAGGTGTGTAAGCGTGGTGACACGTTGAGCTGACTGATACTAATGACCCGTGAGGCTTAACCTTACAACGCCGAAGGTGTTTTGTCGGAAGCGTGGAGCGGAGAGAGAGAAAGATTTTCAGCGAGGTCCGGAAGAAGAGCGAGGAAGGATTAGAAAGAATCAGCCTGGCGGTGACAGCGCGGTGGTCCCACCTGACCCCATGCCGAACTCAGAAGTGAAACGCCGAAGCGCCGATGGTAGTGTGGGGACTCCCCATGCGAGAGCAGGGAGCTGCCAGGCTTTAAAACAGCGGAAAGGACCCGGTCGGAAGACCGGGTCTTTTTTGTATGTGTCTTACAGGGGATTATGAGGATTTATTCCCTGCCAGCCAGTGCGGTTAACTGACGGGCAGTGTTATTTATTCTTTCAGGGTAATGATACGGCAGGCAGTTCAGCCAGCGGCCAGCGCGGGCGGACGGTAACAGTGGGGGCGGCGTTAACACCGCTATTCAGGCGTATCATACCGGCATAGGCAATCATCGCACCATTATCGGTACAGAATGCCGGGCGCGCGCAGAACAGTGAACCGCCACGCTGTGTCATCATGGTTGCCAGTTTTTCCCGTAATACGCTATTTGCGCTGACACCACCCGCTATTACCAGACGTTTAAAATCGGTCTGTTCCAGTGCCCGGCGACATTTAATCATCAGCGTATCTATCACTGCATCTTCAAAAGCACGCGCGATATCTGCATGAGTCTGTGCATCATGATTATTGTTTTTAATTGCATTGGCTGCAAAGGTCTTCAGGCCAGAAAAGCTAAAATCCAGTCCTGGACGATCGGTCATCGGACGTGGAAAAACAAATCGTCCGGCTATTCCCCGAGAAGCCATTTTTGATAATAGTGGTCCCCCTGGGTAATCCAGCCCTAACAATTTCGCTGTTTTATCAAATGCTTCTCCTGCCGCATCATCAATCGATTCTCCCAGTAACTGATATTGTCCAATACCCGTCACGCTAATAAGTTGTGTGTGACCACCCGATACCAGTAATGCGACAAATGGAAAGGCGGGAGGATCCTCTTCCAGCATGGGAGCCAGCAGATGTCCTTCCATATGATGTACCGGGATCGCTGGCACATTCCAGGCGAACGCGAGCGCCCGGCCAATCGTGGCACCTACCAGCAGTGCGCCCACCAGTCCAGGCCCGGCGGTATAGGCTACAGCATCAATTTCTTTCGCTGATAAACTGGCTTCTTTCATTGCCATCTGAATGAGCGGTACAGTTTTACGTACATGATCACGTGATGCCAGCTCAGGGACGACACCACCATAATCAGCATGTAATGACACCTGACTGTATAATTGATTGGCTAGCAAACCCTTTTTGTCGTCATAAATGGCGATGCCGGTTTCATCACAGGATGTTTCGATACCCAGTACACGCATGTCTTCTTTCACCTCGTTTTTGTAATGCGCAGTTTAGGATCAATACGGAGTGATGTAAAACTTTGTTCGCCCAGTATAGCGACTTCATATACGCTCAGACCTCATGAAGATCTTTTCAAAAAGCACACGGGTGCTTTACAAAGCACCAGCAGTTGCAGTAAAATTCTGCACCATTCTGAAACAGGCTGGCGTTGCTGTCAGCAGCAAAACGAATTAATCAAAGGTGAGAGGCACATGCCGGTAATTAAAGTACGTGAAAATGAGCCGTTCGACGTTGCTCTTCGTCGCTTCAAACGTTCCTGCGAAAAAGCAGGTGTTCTGGCGGAAGTTCGTCGTCGTGAGTTCTATGAAAAACCGACGACTGAACGTAAGCGCGCGAAAGCATCTGCGGTAAAACGTCATGCAAAAAAACTGGCTCGTGAAAACGCACGCCGTACTCGTCTGTATTAATCTGTTGCGCGTGTAGCGCTTTTAATTCAGGTTGAGTTATTGTTGTAAGGCCGTGCTTCCGTAAGGGATGCGCGGCTTATTTTCGTTTATAAACAGATAAACATTTGCGGGGCTTATGGCTGGGCGAATCCCACGCGTGTTCATTAATGACCTGTTAGCTCGTACCGATATCATTGATTTAATTGATGTGCGGGTAAAGCTGAAAAAACAGGGTAAAAACTATCATGCGTGCTGTCCATTTCATAATGAAAAAACACCGTCATTTACTGTTAACGGTGAGAAGCAGTTTTATCACTGTTTTGGTTGTGGCGCACACGGCAATGCTATCGATTTTCTGATGAATTACGACAAACTTGAGTTTGTCGAGACGATCGAAGAGCTGGCCGCGATGCATAATCTTGATGTGCCATATGAAACCGGCAATAGCCAGGGTCAGATTGCTCGTCATCAACGGCAAAGCCTTTATCAGTTAATGAATGGCCTGAGTACGTTTTATCAACAGTCCCTGAAGCAACCTGGTGCTGAAGCTGCGCGCCAGTATCTGACAAAACGTGGTGTCAGCCAGGAAGTGATAGTCCGCTTTGCGATAGGATATGCCCCTCCAGGTTGGGATAATGTTTTAAAACAGTTCGGTAGTAATCCGGAAAATCGGCAATCGCTTATCGACGCTGGCATGTTGGTCACGAACGATCAAGGACGCAGTTATGATCGTTTCCGTGAGCGAATGATGTTCCCTATTCGTGACAAGCGGGGACGAGTCATCGGTTTTGGTGGCCGTGTGTTAGGTGATGCGTTACCAAAATACCTTAACTCACCAGAAACCGATATTTTCCATAAAGGCCGTCAGCTATATGGTCTGTATGAAGCGCAACAGGATAGCAACGAACTGCAGCGCCTTCTGGTGGTAGAAGGCTATATGGATGTGGTGGCACTGGCACAATATGATATTAACTATGCTGTCGCATCGCTGGGGACGTCGACCACCGCTGATCATATTCAGCTTTTATTCCGCGCGACCCATCAGGTTATCTGTTGTTATGATGGCGATCGGGCGGGACGTGATGCAGCATGGCGGGCGCTGGAGACAGCGTTACCGTATATGTCAGATGGTCGTCAGCTACGTTTTATGTTTCTGCCAGAAGGTGAAGATCCCGATACGCTTGTTCGTAAGGAAGGTAAAGCCGCTTTTGAGGCGCGAATTGAGCAGGCACAGCCACTGTCGGTATTTTTATTTAATCATCTGTTGCCACAAGTAGATTTAAGTACCCCAGATGGGCGCACGCAACTCAGCACATTAGCATTACCGCTTATTAGCCAGGTGCCAGGCGAAACATTGCGCATTTACTTGCGTCAGCAATTGGGTAACAAACTGGGAATTTTAGATGATGCTCAGCTTGAACGTTTGATACCGAAACAGGCAGACAATCATATTCAACGCTCTGCATTTCAGTTAAAACGGACCCCTATGCGAATACTTATCGGATTGCTGGTGCAAAATCCTGAACTGGCATCTCAGGTTCCCTCTTTAACCGGGCTGGATCAGCATAAAATACCGGGACTGGCGTTATTTAGTGAGCTGGTCAGCCTCTGTTTGTCTCAGCCGGGACTGACTACCGGGCAATTATTAGAGCAATATCGTGGTACAAATAAGTCGGCAACCCTTGAAAAGTTATCAATGTGGGACGATATAGCAGATAGAGAGATTGCAGAAAAAATCTTCACCGACGCGCTCAATCATATGCTGGATTCACTGCTGGAATTACGACAGGAAGAGTTGATAGCGCGTGATCGTACACAAGGTTTAAGCAGTGAAGAACGCCGGGAGTTCTGGGCGATAAACCAGGCTCTGGCAAAGAAATGAATTGCACGGCTTAAGTGCCGAATATCATCCGGGGCGTTCCCGAATAGCCGCATTGAGGTGCTGCGGCAACAATATAAGTATGCTCTCATTGTAAATATTGGCAGTTTATCTGCTGACACCAATTAAACGAATTAAATTAAATGTGGATACCGTCTTATGGAGCAAAACCCGCAGTCGCAGCTAAAGCTTCTTGTCCAGCGTGGTAAAGAGCAAGGCTATCTGACCTATGCTGAGGTCAATGACCATCTGCCGGAAGATATCGTCGATTCCGATCAGATCGAAGACATCATCCAGATGATTAATGATATGGGTATTCAGGTGACGGAAGAAGCACCTGATGCCGATGATTTGCTGTTGGCTGAAAATAGCAATAACACCG
The sequence above is drawn from the Enterobacteriaceae bacterium ESL0689 genome and encodes:
- the rpsU gene encoding 30S ribosomal protein S21 — translated: MPVIKVRENEPFDVALRRFKRSCEKAGVLAEVRRREFYEKPTTERKRAKASAVKRHAKKLARENARRTRLY
- the tsaD gene encoding tRNA (adenosine(37)-N6)-threonylcarbamoyltransferase complex transferase subunit TsaD, which gives rise to MRVLGIETSCDETGIAIYDDKKGLLANQLYSQVSLHADYGGVVPELASRDHVRKTVPLIQMAMKEASLSAKEIDAVAYTAGPGLVGALLVGATIGRALAFAWNVPAIPVHHMEGHLLAPMLEEDPPAFPFVALLVSGGHTQLISVTGIGQYQLLGESIDDAAGEAFDKTAKLLGLDYPGGPLLSKMASRGIAGRFVFPRPMTDRPGLDFSFSGLKTFAANAIKNNNHDAQTHADIARAFEDAVIDTLMIKCRRALEQTDFKRLVIAGGVSANSVLREKLATMMTQRGGSLFCARPAFCTDNGAMIAYAGMIRLNSGVNAAPTVTVRPRWPLAELPAVSLP
- the dnaG gene encoding DNA primase, producing the protein MAGRIPRVFINDLLARTDIIDLIDVRVKLKKQGKNYHACCPFHNEKTPSFTVNGEKQFYHCFGCGAHGNAIDFLMNYDKLEFVETIEELAAMHNLDVPYETGNSQGQIARHQRQSLYQLMNGLSTFYQQSLKQPGAEAARQYLTKRGVSQEVIVRFAIGYAPPGWDNVLKQFGSNPENRQSLIDAGMLVTNDQGRSYDRFRERMMFPIRDKRGRVIGFGGRVLGDALPKYLNSPETDIFHKGRQLYGLYEAQQDSNELQRLLVVEGYMDVVALAQYDINYAVASLGTSTTADHIQLLFRATHQVICCYDGDRAGRDAAWRALETALPYMSDGRQLRFMFLPEGEDPDTLVRKEGKAAFEARIEQAQPLSVFLFNHLLPQVDLSTPDGRTQLSTLALPLISQVPGETLRIYLRQQLGNKLGILDDAQLERLIPKQADNHIQRSAFQLKRTPMRILIGLLVQNPELASQVPSLTGLDQHKIPGLALFSELVSLCLSQPGLTTGQLLEQYRGTNKSATLEKLSMWDDIADREIAEKIFTDALNHMLDSLLELRQEELIARDRTQGLSSEERREFWAINQALAKK